GGCCCAGCCTCGGCTCATGCGCGACTGACCAGCAGCAACCCGGGCAGGCGCACCAGGCGCACCGGCAGGGCGCTTTCGATGGCGCGCAGTACGGCCTGGGGATCGTCGTGGGCGAACACACCGGTAACCTTGAGCTCGCGCACGCTGGCGTCGAGAAAGATCACTCGCTGGCGCTGGCTGCGCTCCAGCGCGGCGAACACCTCGCCCAGCGGCTGGGCGCGAAACACCAGTTTGCCGCGCTGCCAGGCCAACTGCTGGCGGGCATCCAGCGGCTGCACCGCCTGCAGCTGATCGCCGCTCCAGCGCACCTGCTGGTTGACGCCCACTGGCAATGGCCGGTTCGAGGCATCGCTGGCCTGTACCTGCCCTTCGGTCACCGCCAGCACCACA
Above is a genomic segment from Pseudomonas argentinensis containing:
- a CDS encoding FecR family protein; its protein translation is MRLYRGEVDLQVAKDANRPFIVEAGPARIRVTGTRFDVDYDGRDVVLAVTEGQVQASDASNRPLPVGVNQQVRWSGDQLQAVQPLDARQQLAWQRGKLVFRAQPLGEVFAALERSQRQRVIFLDASVRELKVTGVFAHDDPQAVLRAIESALPVRLVRLPGLLLVSRA